In Zonotrichia albicollis isolate bZonAlb1 chromosome 3, bZonAlb1.hap1, whole genome shotgun sequence, a single window of DNA contains:
- the LBR gene encoding delta(14)-sterol reductase LBR, which produces MPSRKFADGEVVMGRWPGSVLYYEVQVTSYDDVAHLYTVKYKDGTELALKESDIRSQSSFKHRKSQSSSSSPSRRSSSRSRSRSRSPGRPAKGRRRSASQSREHKEDKKKPSQEPSIALPKPSENNTKRYNGEPESTEKNATSCIVLEQKLKPDLEIKRVLDQYSLRSRKDDKKKEEIYSEKKTFVAVKPIEKVSTKTKEMEFGGRIGTFMLMLVLPATVFYLLLMCKQDDPSLLNLPPLPALESLWDWRVFGVILLWFFLQAAFYLLPIGKVVEGLPLASGRRLQYRINGFYAFILTAAAIGALLYFGFELHYLYDELVQFAVAAAAFALALSVYLYVRSLRAPEEELAPGGNSGYFIYDFFTGHELNPRIGSFDLKYFCELRPGLIGWVVINLAMLLAEMKIHNLSVPSLSMILVNSFQLLYVVDALWNEEAVLTTMDITHDGFGFMLAFGDLVWVPFVYSLQAFYLVGHPTTISWPVAAAITVLNCIGYYIFRSANSQKNNFRRNPADPKLANLKFIPTATGKGLLVTGWWGFVRHPNYLGDIIMALAWSLPCGFNHILPYFYVIYFICLLVHREARDEHHCKQKYGLAWERYCQRVPYRIFPYIY; this is translated from the exons ATGCCCAGCCGCAAGTTCGCTGATGGCGAGGTGGTGATGGGCCGCTGGCCGGGCAGCGTCCTGTACTACGAGGTGCAGGTGACCAGCTACGATGATGTGGCTCATCTCTACACTGTCAAGTACAAGGATGGAACTGAGCTTGCACTCAAGGAAAGTGACATAAGG TCGCAGTCATCGTTCAAGCACAGGAAGAGCCAGTCCTCCTCGAGCTCTCCCTCCCGCAGGAGCAGCAGCCGCTCCCGATCCCGCTCGCGCTCTCCCGGCCGGCCGGCCAAGGGCAGGCGTcgctctgcttcccagagcagggagcacaaGGAGGACAAAAAGAAAcccagccaggagcccagcATAGCTCTGCCG AAACCGAGTGAGAATAACACCAAAAGGTACAATGGTGAGCCTGAAAGTACAGAGAAAAATGCCACATCCTGCATTGTCTTGGAG CAAAAGTTAAAACCAGACCTGGAAATCAAGCGCGTGCTCGATCAGTACAGCTTGCGTTCGAGGAAGGAtgacaagaaaaaagaagagatctattcagagaaaaaaacttTTGTGGCTGTGAAACCAATTGAGAAAGTATCAACAAAAACAAAGGAGATGGAGTTTGGGGGAAGGATTG GGACCTTCATGCTGATGTTAGTCCTGCCTGCTACTGTATTCTACCTGCTGTTGATGTGCAAACAAGATGATCCAAGTCTTCTGAAcctccctcctctgccagcacttGAGAGTCTTTGGGATTGGAGGGTGTTTGGTGTCATTCTCCTGTGGTTTTTCCTTCAAGCTGCATTTTACTTGCTGCCGATTGGAAAG GTTGTAGAAGGCCTGCCTCTTGCCAGTGGGAGGAGACTGCAGTACCGGATAAATG GGttttatgcttttattttgaCTGCTGCAGCCATTGGAGCTTTGTTGTACTTTGGATTTGAGCTCCATTATTTGTACGATGAGCTGGTGCAGTTTGCAGTGGCAGCCGCCGCCTTTGCTCTGGCGCTGAGCGTTTACCTGTACGTGCGGTCCCTGAGGGCGCCTGAGGAGGAGCTGGCACCAGGCGGAAATTCTG GGTATTTTATTTATGACTTTTTTACTGGACATGAACTAAACCCTCGTATTGGCAGCTTTGACCTCAAATACTTCTGTGAGTTGCGTCCAGGATTAATTGGCTGG GTTGTTATAAACTTGGCAATGCTCTTGGCTGAGATGAAGATCCACAATCTCAGTGTGCCATCCCTGTCCATGATTCTCGTGAACAGCTTCCAGCTCCTCTATGTGGTGGATGCTCTTTGGAATGAG GAAGCTGTTTTGACTACAATGGACATTACCCATGATGGATTTGGATTCATGCTGGCCTTTGGAGATCTGGTGTGGGTTCCATTTGTCTACAGCCTGCAGGCCTTCTACTTAGTGGGTCACCCCACCACAATTTCTTGGCCTGTTGCTGCTGCAATTACTGTTCTGAACT GTATTGGGTATTACATCTTCCGCAGCGCAAATTCTCAGAAGAACAATTTCCGACGGAATCCAGCAGACCCCAAACTGGCCA ATCTGAAGTTTATACCCACTGCAACTGGCAAAGGGCTCCTTGTCACGGGCTGGTGGGGTTTTGTTCGTCACCCCAACTACCTTGGTGACATCATCATGGCTCTGGCGTGGTCCCTACCCTGTG GTTTCAATCACATCCTGCCCTATTTCTACGTGATCTATTTCATCTGCTTGCTGGTGCACCGGGAGGCGCGTGACGAGCACCACTGCAAGCAGAAGTACGGGCTGGCGTGGGAGCGCTACTGCCAGCGCGTGCCCTACCGCATCTTCCCCTACATCTACTAG